One Streptosporangiales bacterium DNA window includes the following coding sequences:
- a CDS encoding ISNCY family transposase, giving the protein VKWRTGSAGRINHLKRSYGWNRTELTGIDGTRTWCGHGIFAHNLVKISALAA; this is encoded by the coding sequence GTCAAATGGCGCACCGGATCCGCAGGACGAATCAACCACCTCAAACGCAGCTACGGCTGGAACCGCACCGAACTCACCGGTATCGACGGTACCCGGACCTGGTGCGGACACGGCATCTTCGCCCACAACCTGGTCAAGATCAGTGCACTGGCCGCGTGA